A single region of the Mesotoga sp. BH458_6_3_2_1 genome encodes:
- the yihA gene encoding ribosome biogenesis GTP-binding protein YihA/YsxC: MTVKSAELVKTVFAKGEYPSPIKREIAFAGRSNVGKSSLLNSLFGRRLAKTSSTPGKTRSINFYVVNGEIFFVDLPGYGYAKASMSEREKWQRLITDYFESREGLSLVVLLVDIRHPLQPADKQMLDWVTYYAIPYVLVLTKADKLSKSRQQQSKKSISEEVSVWGRPPVFSVSAENRQGIEELLKTLLQ; the protein is encoded by the coding sequence GTGACGGTAAAGAGTGCTGAATTAGTAAAGACTGTCTTCGCGAAAGGCGAGTATCCGTCGCCAATAAAAAGGGAAATCGCTTTCGCGGGTAGGTCGAATGTTGGGAAGTCTTCACTGCTGAATTCGCTGTTTGGAAGGAGGCTTGCAAAGACAAGCTCAACTCCGGGCAAGACGAGGTCGATCAATTTCTATGTGGTTAACGGAGAGATCTTTTTCGTTGACCTGCCTGGTTACGGCTACGCAAAAGCTTCAATGTCAGAAAGAGAGAAGTGGCAGAGGCTTATAACAGACTATTTCGAATCGAGGGAAGGGCTTTCTCTGGTGGTTCTGCTTGTTGACATAAGACATCCGCTGCAGCCGGCCGACAAACAGATGCTTGACTGGGTTACGTACTACGCCATTCCATATGTTCTGGTTCTGACAAAGGCAGACAAACTTTCAAAGAGCCGTCAACAGCAATCAAAGAAATCAATAAGCGAAGAAGTCTCCGTATGGGGGAGACCACCGGTCTTTTCCGTATCCGCAGAGAATCGCCAAGGTATAGAGGAGCTGCTCAAGACTCTTTTGCAGTAA
- a CDS encoding glycoside hydrolase family 1 protein, with product MLSFPDGFIWGVATAGHQIEGNNVFSDWYTWEHQGKVKNGDTSDIACGSWENLDRDIEAVKSLGVKAYRFSVEWARIEPKANRFEESALERYGNFCKALIENGIQPILTLNHFVLPQWFSDMGGWENRENLRYFRRFVSKIVQYMGRFIHYWVSVNEPNVYAVMSYLMGEWPPEIKDMSRAMKVLSNLLFAHGEAYDAIKEFFPTSMVGAAINMMPFFPLRKLHPGDRLVSNYLERVYNYSYLDSLLKGKLVKPLGNGEAAPEISSKLDFIGINYYTRIFVKYSEPLPEIAVGNEFEKTEMGYEFFPQGIEDVILKAYKRYQLPIIITENGIADASDTRRWEYIEKALTGVRNAMEKGARVFGYMYWSLMDNFEWKEGYSMKFGLYETVQKTLELKPRGSVAKFRDFISKSLT from the coding sequence ATGCTTTCATTTCCAGACGGTTTTATTTGGGGCGTTGCAACGGCCGGTCATCAGATAGAAGGCAACAATGTCTTCTCCGACTGGTACACCTGGGAACACCAGGGAAAGGTCAAGAACGGTGATACTTCCGATATCGCCTGCGGTAGCTGGGAGAATCTGGATCGAGACATTGAGGCCGTTAAGTCTCTCGGCGTAAAGGCATACAGATTCTCGGTTGAATGGGCAAGAATCGAGCCGAAGGCCAACAGATTCGAAGAGAGCGCCCTCGAAAGATACGGAAATTTCTGTAAAGCTCTCATAGAAAATGGAATACAGCCTATATTGACTCTCAATCACTTCGTGCTCCCTCAATGGTTTTCAGATATGGGAGGCTGGGAGAACCGGGAGAACCTTCGATATTTCCGGCGTTTCGTCTCAAAGATAGTCCAATATATGGGACGATTCATTCACTATTGGGTTAGCGTGAACGAACCGAACGTTTATGCGGTTATGTCCTACCTCATGGGAGAATGGCCTCCCGAAATCAAAGACATGAGCAGGGCGATGAAGGTTCTTTCCAACCTGCTGTTCGCTCATGGCGAGGCTTATGATGCAATAAAAGAGTTCTTCCCTACGTCAATGGTCGGCGCGGCAATAAACATGATGCCCTTCTTCCCCCTGAGAAAGCTTCATCCCGGCGACAGATTAGTCTCGAACTACCTGGAAAGGGTCTACAACTACAGTTACTTGGATAGCTTGCTAAAGGGAAAACTGGTCAAACCCTTAGGAAATGGAGAGGCAGCACCGGAGATTTCATCGAAGCTTGATTTTATCGGAATCAACTACTATACCCGGATTTTTGTCAAGTATTCGGAACCACTTCCCGAAATCGCTGTGGGAAATGAGTTCGAAAAAACAGAGATGGGATACGAGTTCTTCCCCCAGGGGATTGAAGACGTTATCCTGAAAGCGTATAAGCGTTATCAATTACCGATAATCATAACGGAAAACGGAATCGCCGATGCTTCAGACACCAGAAGGTGGGAGTACATAGAGAAGGCTCTTACAGGGGTAAGGAATGCAATGGAAAAGGGCGCGCGTGTTTTCGGGTATATGTATTGGTCATTGATGGATAATTTCGAATGGAAGGAAGGCTACTCGATGAAATTCGGCCTCTACGAGACCGTTCAAAAGACTCTGGAATTGAAACCGCGAGGAAGCGTAGCGAAATTCAGGGATTTCATAAGCAAGAGCCTCACTTAG
- a CDS encoding carbohydrate kinase family protein, whose amino-acid sequence MEISVVGNVNVDLSAFISESGNSEENRIREMMFSIGGSAANTAIMLNRLRKNVYLQGAVGKDQFGEMAIEALKREGVNTEHLSRLEGKTGFCFSAVSADGQRHLFTYRGVNESDYSIDESSDFYHFGGIRPDQIERLFKNLRKPRFSYNPGGIVTFERGPQVAEIAARSEILFVNESEWRHLERLMTVKPLIVVTLGAEGARIENGPLVDAFEVKVLDTTGAGDAFNAGFLHGYLADRKVSNCLQIGNLLAALVVSRPGASPVFLYNDVQRIASIYKVQLPSVQ is encoded by the coding sequence ATGGAAATTTCTGTGGTAGGCAACGTAAATGTTGATCTCAGCGCTTTCATAAGTGAAAGCGGCAACAGTGAAGAAAATAGAATCAGAGAGATGATGTTTTCGATCGGTGGAAGTGCAGCAAATACGGCGATTATGCTTAACAGACTGAGAAAGAACGTCTATCTACAGGGGGCGGTTGGGAAAGATCAATTCGGAGAGATGGCAATTGAAGCTCTAAAGAGAGAAGGTGTCAACACAGAGCATCTCTCCAGGCTTGAAGGAAAGACGGGCTTCTGTTTTTCCGCCGTCTCTGCCGATGGACAGAGGCATCTCTTCACATACAGAGGTGTGAACGAATCGGACTATTCGATCGATGAATCATCAGACTTCTACCACTTCGGGGGAATAAGGCCCGATCAGATTGAAAGACTGTTCAAGAATCTCCGAAAGCCAAGATTCTCTTACAATCCCGGAGGAATCGTGACTTTCGAGAGAGGCCCACAGGTGGCCGAAATCGCCGCGCGGAGCGAAATCCTCTTTGTGAATGAGAGCGAATGGCGCCATCTCGAGAGGTTGATGACTGTAAAACCGTTGATTGTTGTAACGCTGGGGGCAGAAGGGGCCAGAATTGAAAACGGTCCACTCGTCGATGCTTTTGAAGTGAAGGTACTCGATACGACGGGAGCGGGAGACGCCTTCAACGCAGGCTTCTTGCACGGCTATCTCGCAGATAGAAAAGTGAGCAATTGCCTGCAAATAGGAAATCTGCTCGCAGCTCTCGTGGTATCGAGACCGGGAGCAAGTCCGGTCTTCTTATACAATGACGTACAACGTATAGCTAGTATATACAAGGTACAATTGCCCTCAGTACAATAG
- a CDS encoding tyrosine-type recombinase/integrase, whose amino-acid sequence MNFNESVERFKENMEFVRNMSSNTIGAYLSDLRHFECFLTDHDIDYTTVKRRDIELFVKEYSQGKYSKKRPSATTVARNLSTIRSFYTFLYISGMVGKVPTELIKNPKTRRRIPDYISHDEVMEILSSFKETNLGKRNRAIVAVMYFCGLRVSEVCKLRLGDLRLGSSPAVRVMSGKGNRDREVPMNNHVLAILKDYLSIRKDFPIDEYEDHVFVGTRGEPMARNVIPKVLNTQVQLVYPDKRIHPHLFRHSFATQLLQKGASIKTVQELLGHANLATTSIYLHITDREKRAAVQLLSD is encoded by the coding sequence ATGAATTTCAACGAATCCGTTGAGAGGTTCAAGGAGAACATGGAATTTGTCAGGAATATGTCTTCCAACACTATTGGAGCATATCTTTCCGATCTCCGTCATTTCGAATGCTTCCTCACTGATCACGACATCGACTACACTACAGTGAAGAGAAGAGACATCGAGCTCTTCGTGAAAGAGTATTCGCAGGGGAAGTATTCCAAAAAGAGGCCTTCGGCAACAACCGTAGCGAGAAATCTTTCAACAATCAGATCTTTTTACACGTTCCTGTACATTAGCGGAATGGTGGGCAAGGTCCCAACCGAACTCATAAAGAATCCCAAGACCCGGCGCAGAATTCCAGACTATATAAGTCACGATGAGGTCATGGAGATTCTCTCCTCATTCAAGGAAACGAATCTCGGTAAGAGGAACAGGGCCATTGTTGCAGTGATGTATTTCTGCGGATTGAGGGTCAGTGAAGTTTGTAAGCTCAGACTCGGCGATCTGCGTCTGGGAAGCTCTCCCGCTGTCAGGGTTATGAGCGGAAAGGGAAACAGAGATAGAGAAGTCCCCATGAACAACCATGTTCTTGCTATCCTGAAGGATTATCTCTCCATAAGAAAGGACTTTCCCATTGATGAGTACGAAGATCACGTCTTCGTTGGAACTCGTGGAGAGCCGATGGCAAGAAACGTAATTCCCAAAGTACTAAATACACAAGTACAATTAGTATATCCGGATAAACGGATTCATCCGCATTTATTCCGGCATAGTTTTGCGACACAACTTTTACAAAAGGGAGCAAGTATAAAGACTGTACAAGAATTATTGGGACATGCAAATTTGGCTACTACAAGTATCTACTTGCATATAACTGATAGAGAGAAACGAGCAGCTGTACAATTGTTATCAGATTGA
- a CDS encoding PHP domain-containing protein, with the protein MIDIHNHTTFSDGRNTVEQVIQSAVEAGLQVIGLSDHFDPYVCQEVCLQPEEINGYLKEIRSFDGELPIKVLAGLELGLQSEGILWPGEEMDYYIYSVHTVPGRPDLKSLEDPWEIYLKEAILAVDLIDRPGFFGHLDFLRRHIPFGRPPKPGPLIDRLLMKLVSNHVGLEVNTSGWMYGLGDPSPQSWVIERYLELGGNLLTIGSDSHRALQVGKYSVQAVSLLRGIGVKEVFYCENGSYVPFRILEEE; encoded by the coding sequence ATGATTGATATACACAATCACACAACTTTTTCAGACGGAAGGAATACTGTGGAGCAGGTAATACAGTCAGCAGTAGAAGCAGGGCTTCAGGTCATAGGTCTTTCAGATCATTTCGATCCTTATGTCTGTCAGGAAGTCTGCCTCCAGCCGGAAGAGATCAACGGTTATCTGAAGGAAATAAGAAGTTTCGATGGAGAACTTCCCATAAAAGTCCTTGCCGGTCTGGAACTCGGGCTGCAGTCTGAAGGGATTCTCTGGCCCGGAGAGGAGATGGATTACTACATCTACTCTGTTCACACTGTCCCTGGCAGGCCGGATCTGAAGAGTCTGGAAGATCCGTGGGAGATCTACCTTAAAGAAGCGATTCTCGCAGTCGATCTCATAGATAGGCCCGGTTTTTTTGGACACCTGGATTTTCTGAGGAGGCACATACCATTTGGTAGACCGCCGAAACCCGGACCGCTGATAGATCGTCTTCTCATGAAGTTGGTTTCGAATCATGTTGGGCTAGAAGTGAACACTTCGGGCTGGATGTATGGACTTGGAGATCCGTCACCTCAGTCGTGGGTAATCGAGAGGTATCTCGAACTGGGCGGCAATCTACTGACAATAGGATCTGACTCTCACAGAGCGTTGCAGGTCGGGAAATACAGCGTTCAGGCCGTTTCATTGCTCAGGGGAATTGGAGTGAAAGAGGTCTTCTATTGCGAGAACGGCAGTTACGTACCATTCAGAATTCTGGAGGAAGAATGA
- a CDS encoding DUF2461 domain-containing protein encodes MTEEEFSGFTSETLSFLIDLGMNNNRAWMERNRDRYRRVLLEPFRNLVKSFGPFMEDLDPFIEISPQVGKTISRISRDARRNKGKPPYRTNMWFTFRVPVQDWKDSPGFFFELFPDWYRYGMGFYLPSRETMAKLHEEISKNPDRFIDKTRILRESDFSVFGDKYKRKRKRDDVPEELLEWFQYRDFYIAANRQADEVLLSSALAEHLKIAFSSLSELYEYFWELKMRKSEDLP; translated from the coding sequence ATGACTGAAGAAGAGTTTTCAGGGTTTACCAGCGAGACGCTTTCATTCTTGATTGATCTGGGAATGAATAACAACCGCGCATGGATGGAAAGGAACAGGGATCGGTATCGCCGGGTATTGCTTGAACCATTCAGGAACCTCGTAAAAAGCTTCGGTCCTTTTATGGAGGATCTCGATCCATTTATCGAGATCAGCCCTCAAGTTGGGAAAACTATAAGCAGAATCAGCAGGGACGCGAGGCGGAACAAGGGAAAGCCTCCATACAGAACCAATATGTGGTTTACCTTCAGGGTTCCAGTTCAGGACTGGAAGGACTCTCCTGGCTTCTTCTTTGAACTCTTTCCCGACTGGTACAGATACGGAATGGGTTTCTACCTACCTTCGCGCGAGACGATGGCCAAGCTTCATGAAGAGATCTCGAAGAATCCCGACAGATTCATCGACAAAACCAGAATCCTTAGAGAGAGCGACTTTTCAGTGTTCGGAGATAAGTATAAGAGAAAAAGAAAGAGAGACGATGTTCCCGAAGAGTTGCTCGAGTGGTTCCAGTATAGAGATTTCTATATAGCTGCCAATCGCCAGGCCGATGAAGTCCTGCTTTCTTCGGCACTTGCGGAGCATCTGAAGATCGCGTTCTCCTCGCTTTCAGAGTTATATGAATACTTCTGGGAGCTGAAGATGAGAAAAAGCGAAGACTTGCCTTAG
- the wecB gene encoding non-hydrolyzing UDP-N-acetylglucosamine 2-epimerase, with product MKMKKVALIFGTRPEAVKMAPVYLALKNSPLKPVVIATAQHREMLDQILSLFGIEPDFDLNIMRQRQSLANLTSRLIDKLDEIYSENDFHTTLVQGDTTSTFAGALVSFYHKVPVGHVEAGLRTENVYDPFPEEINRRLNGVISTYHYPPTETAKRNLMREGIREDRLVVTGNTVIDALLWVTNNKSKLTSGYRETIGVEGDEYILVTMHRRENWGEPMREVMKAIKDILAEFPNLKVVFPVHLNPVVREIVFPELEKHDRIVLTDPLDYLPFVSLMEKSRLILTDSGGIQEEAPALGKPTLVLRRTTERPEAIQAGTAKLVGTDRKAVFSETARLLSDLEEYSRMARATNPFGDGKASQRIVKHLCDNL from the coding sequence ATGAAGATGAAAAAGGTAGCTTTAATTTTCGGGACCAGACCCGAAGCTGTGAAGATGGCTCCGGTCTACCTCGCCCTCAAGAATTCACCTCTAAAGCCTGTCGTTATTGCTACTGCGCAGCACAGAGAGATGCTTGATCAGATTCTTTCTCTCTTCGGTATTGAACCGGATTTCGATCTGAACATCATGCGTCAGAGACAGTCTCTGGCGAACCTTACTTCCAGGTTGATCGACAAGCTTGATGAGATCTATTCGGAGAATGATTTCCATACGACTCTTGTTCAGGGCGACACAACATCTACATTCGCAGGCGCACTGGTTTCTTTCTACCACAAAGTTCCGGTCGGTCACGTAGAGGCCGGACTCAGAACCGAAAACGTTTATGATCCCTTCCCCGAAGAAATAAACCGAAGGCTGAACGGAGTGATCTCTACCTATCACTATCCTCCGACGGAAACTGCAAAGAGGAATTTGATGAGGGAGGGCATTCGAGAAGACCGATTGGTCGTGACAGGCAACACTGTGATCGACGCATTGCTGTGGGTGACTAATAACAAGTCCAAATTGACTTCCGGCTACCGGGAGACCATAGGCGTAGAGGGAGATGAGTACATTCTCGTAACGATGCACAGAAGGGAGAATTGGGGCGAGCCGATGCGAGAGGTTATGAAAGCCATTAAGGACATCCTTGCCGAATTCCCGAATTTGAAGGTCGTCTTTCCCGTTCATCTCAACCCCGTCGTTAGAGAGATTGTATTTCCAGAGCTGGAGAAACACGACCGGATCGTTTTGACCGACCCGCTCGACTATCTGCCATTCGTATCGCTTATGGAGAAATCAAGGCTGATACTTACCGATTCTGGCGGAATACAAGAAGAGGCCCCCGCTCTTGGAAAGCCTACCCTTGTTCTCAGGCGCACTACTGAAAGGCCCGAAGCAATCCAGGCAGGGACTGCAAAACTCGTAGGAACCGACAGAAAAGCAGTGTTCAGCGAGACAGCCAGACTTCTGAGCGACTTGGAGGAATACTCCCGGATGGCGAGGGCGACAAATCCCTTCGGGGACGGTAAGGCCTCACAGAGAATCGTCAAGCATCTATGTGATAATCTCTAG